The Biomphalaria glabrata chromosome 13, xgBioGlab47.1, whole genome shotgun sequence sequence CAGTTGTCCActttgttgcgttacgtacttacatttctggacctccaactgTTGAGATGGTGTACTAGGAATGCTCGAATAGTTCTGTTGGTTTCGAgctgctcaaatctgtcaagaaattctTCTTTGATTTTTTCATAACTGTGATGAAGTTATTCGTGTCATAAGAtgtgaacgaagtggtcgtctcctttccattaggactaaaacagaaagatctaaaaattcctttatcccactttcggtcagggtgttacaagatcagcagtcgtcatcaagaagtacatagaagtcatatcataaagcgctggtttcgtgtgtgaatgttgttcgaattagtcatctatactgttattgtacagtagttactcTGATGTTGTCAACTGTAGTCacactgaatttccatttgattggatcaataaaattatcttatcttaaaagtttcactgattttatcgcgatactgctttagacagacattcaaaatgaagtaattgaccgctctgaatatcttctgcaaaaggaataaatttgtcttcaaaacaaaccaattcttctACTAAAACATAGGATTGGTTTTCCTTtacttgcagttttagattcagctcattgaATTTCGctgttatatcaattataaagaaaaagttttgcaactatttgtcgttctctaattcggtGTGATAAATGCCTTtatcatttagaaatgtatttatttcgtTCAAGCACAAAGCTAAACGTTTCAtcaccttacctttggaaagtcaTAGCATTTGtttgggaagaaggaggtcggattattgagtctccatttcgtttaagtGGTAGAtggcttttgacaagatgctgttaacagtcttgattaccaaattcatgacctcatcTATTTAGGTTGGAATCGTTTTGGGCACAAAGTATTTCTTGGTGCATTATtaagtgaaacgtaagaatttcttggtttatttCGCTCCGACAAATCGTTGttgctcttttattttttcctgtcatattcTGTCAGTtgcttttaaaatgattttatttcaattgatcttattgtcttcaagatATTTTTTGCACAGCATTTGCCCTATCGTCCCCGCTAGTTTGTCACGAaagcggtagcaatcctagaagttcttcttttagactttgggaagacatatatctGACAAAATGGGctacttgtgccgtgtctttaagtcgcaagactcatctatagcaagtgataaggaagaaaataaaatatcttccacctgctaatatgttacatttgaagacattttagctataCTGTCTTGTACTGTTTCAGCGGATATtggcaaatctttgatttttttttcaatatttctgggttttttttttttaaacatgaaacaGTTCCTTCAGATGCATGTAGGAAACAGTTTTTGACATACTCGTCATCGTAAATGGTTTTCCTTTTTGTGCCATTTCTAGTGGTGCCGCACAGCTTGCCAGAATAACATTACTTGTaaattgcttctaactttgagaagataattcgctTGTAACTCGTTTACAAACAAACTACATGGTAGGCTACTataacaacaaactatacgtcacagtcAAAGCACGTGGTTAAGATGCCAATTCGTCTTGTGTCAAAGCGAATTAAAACCTTcatagaaacatccgacgacGACGTCATTCGAGAGCTTCCGGcggactgacaacagtgacgacgcgtgtaatgggggaggggtgtggtgaaaagcgagtacacgTGGCTGAGAGAAAGAATCGGTGCCTAATCTTCGTTAAAAaaagattcagaactatttttaaaaatgtttcgatacaacaaataatatttgtgtatggaactaaagagccgcagcttcacactcaaagagccgcatgtggctctcgagccgcaggttgccgaccccggctCTAAGGGCATTATATTTAATTCCGGAGCCAATTGGAAATGTCAAAGATCTACAACTTTAAATATTCTAAGAAAATTTGGTATGGGCAAAAATATTTTGGCGGAAAAAATTCTGGTGGAAGTTGCTTTCTTTTGCAAAGAACTTGCCAGATTGAATGGAAAACCTTCTGACATTCGTGAACTAACTAATATGAGCATATCCAATGTTATTAGTTCTATAATATTTGGCAAACGTTTTGAGTTCGACGACCCACAATTTATCGCGCAAATGAACAGCTTGAATGATATTGCTAAACTGAATTCAGGAActttgattttgaatttctttccttttttttttatattcctgTTGATCTGTTTAAAGGTAAAAAGTTATTAAATGCGTATTTAGATCAACGCGATTTCTTAAGTAGTTTGATACACAGCATATTAAATCTGAGTGATTCAAATACTGTGGACAGCTACATTAGTGAGtataagaaagaaatgaagaaagaacaAGAGTTAAATCAACCAAGTCACTTAGATGACGAGAATTTGTCTCGTAACATTTCGAACTTGTTTGGCGCCGGTACGGAGACCACCAGCTCCACAATCTTGTGGTTTATGCTGTACATGCTAAATTTCCCAGAAGTCCAAAATAAAACTTATAATGAGATAGTTGCACAGATTGGAACAGAGCGTGCTCCAAGCATTGCAGACAAGCCTAGATTGAAATACTTCACAGCTGTTATCATGGAAGTTCAAAGAAAGGCCAGCATTTTGCCAATAACTATTCCATACTTCTGCAGCACAGACACAACTCTCGCAGGTTACACTATTCCCAAAAACACAGTTGTTATGCCCAACCTGGACGCAGTACTTAGAAGCAAAGAAATCTGGGGAGATCCTGAAAATTTTCGGCCCGAAAGATTTCTTGATGAACAAGGAAACGTGGTCAAGAGTGAAGAACTAATCCCTTTCTCTGTTGGGAGACGTGTTTGTCTCGGAGAATCCTTGGCCAAAATGGAActctttttatatttatcaaATTTAATTCAAACGTTCCAATTTCTTCCTGCGAGACCTGATAAGATTCCACCTCTCAAAGATACTTGGGGATTGGCTGCTACTCCTGAACCTTTTGAAATCAAATGTGTGAAAAGAAATGCATAAACTGGTGTCGATCTACCATGTTCTCTAACATGAGGATCCGCTGTACAAGAGTAGTACATttctataaatttaatttttttaacttaaatcgttaaaaaaaaaagaccaacacACAAAATGTATACAAACATAAGCAAACAAAAGCTAAATCCCTCTCCAGATTTTCtctttttaattactttaaaatgaGTGAACGGTCTTTGTGCGATACTATATAAGAGACGTGAAACTATCTATTAGGGTCATTGTTCAGTAGATTCCCCATGTATCTTTATTCTGTGAAGGATAGTTATTAATCAACAGTATCTTCGCtgtgctttatttatttaaagataaTGCTATATATTAATCTAGTTATTAttctatttgtacaaatgtttttatGAAATTATGTGACTTTGTTCACCGctggattatttgttttaattaaactGAGTTTGAAAGCATTAAACTCaaggaaaatattttctatACTTTTATACTTTGTTTCCTCGGTGAGTTTAAATAGAGGCATAGAGGCACCTAGTAAtcgttattaaaaaaatagtaatcaGCTTTTTAATTAggaatagtctttttttttaatcttttttgtttaaaatcaaGTTTTCTCTCAAACAATTGTGTAGTCTTCTGAAAAACATCTCCTTTCATTCTGTTCAGTCTCTAATTAAAATGAGCATACGATTAATAGAAGTTGAAATTAGCTGGaggaatactttttaaaataagatgtgTAATTTATaagttctgtaacaaaaaaaaaagtaactagcCAAAATTGTTTCTAGTGAAATTATCATCTTATCATGCACGTAAAAGCTGCcatggaaaaacaaatatttatcttattttatttgtattaaatgttcagACGAATCACGATCAGatgcggactgggtgtcaaaatcggctcGAACATTTCTATACAATGCGGCGCATAAATTGTATGCCATATGATGGGCCTCCAATCTTATCAGTACTCAAAAGCATTATGTAAGGTTAATACTGTATAGAAAGTATTTTGctatatgaataatttattaggTGATTTTGAAACGATCTATAGagattattaatatattaataaagtaTAACACTTGGAATGGTAAATCTCTTATTGTGAACAAATATCTGCTACCATATACCATATACATGATGATCGACATCAAGCAATACATCTGCCTTTGTCTTGATTT is a genomic window containing:
- the LOC129921601 gene encoding cytochrome P450 2U1-like produces the protein MKKEQELNQPSHLDDENLSRNISNLFGAGTETTSSTILWFMLYMLNFPEVQNKTYNEIVAQIGTERAPSIADKPRLKYFTAVIMEVQRKASILPITIPYFCSTDTTLAGYTIPKNTVVMPNLDAVLRSKEIWGDPENFRPERFLDEQGNVVKSEELIPFSVGRRVCLGESLAKMELFLYLSNLIQTFQFLPARPDKIPPLKDTWGLAATPEPFEIKCVKRNA